CTGACGTTTAATGCCGGTGAAAACGGAATCATTGATCCTAATAATCTGACATCCGGCGGAGCACTGTCAGAGGATCAAAAGACCCTGACCTACAAGCTGGTAAAACCAGTGGAAGGCGAACTGGAGGGCGACAAGTATCCGCAGATCCCGCAGGTCAACGCAACGGCGGACAGTATGGTCTGGACGGGCTGGTTCAACAATAAAAATGAATCCAGCCGCTACGCCGACTATGCGAACCAACCCGTCGGTGCAGACGCGGCAGATCTCACCTTTGATGCGCATTACGACGCTGCCGAAGGCCATAAAGAAGTTGCCATCCGCTATTACACCGAGCAGGAGAGCGGAGAGTTTGGCCTCGCCCGTACCCTTACCAGTTACCGGAAACCCGGCGAAACTGTTACATACGGCCGCCCTGCCCGTAACGGCTATGTGACTTCCAATGAGGGGACATCCGGCAGCCTGACCGTGACCGAGGATGGACCAAATACCGCCGATGTCTATTATTATCTTGACACGGACAACAACGACAAGCCGGATACCTACACGGTGACGCTGACCTTCCGGGGCACCGGCTATGGCAGTTGGGATATTGAGGACACCATGTGGGAGCAGATGGAGGCAGGAAAGGATTACATCTATGACACGGACTCCCGTGCTCTGAAAGTATTCCTTGTAAAAGCAAACGAAGCAGGCTTTGAGGCGGAGACCTATCCCGAGGCCCCCAAAGTAATTCCCGAAGATACCTACCTGTTTGACTCCTGGCAGGATGACAGCAAGCACGCCTATGGCTCCGGCACGGAGGGCGACGGCATCACCGTTGGAAGTTCCGTGGGGGCGGAAGACGCCAACAAGAGCTACACGTCGGTCTACAACGAGGATAAGAACAACGACGAAAAGCCCGACGACGAGCAGTACATTACGATCACCTTCCGGGCTGGGGAGCACGGGACGTTTGCCGATAGCGAAAAGACAGTGACTTATGATAAGCTGCTGCCGGGCTACAGCTCTTATCCGGAGGCCCCTGCCGTGACAGCAAGCACGGGCTGGCAGTTTGCGGGCTGGAGTCCGGAATACGATAAGAGCGGAACAATAGAAGCGACTGTACAGGAAAGCCAAATGTACACGGCGACTTATCGCGGGCAAGGCACGCTGACCTATGGCGGCAACGCACAGAGCGGCGGAGAGGTTTTCGACCTGCCGGATGAGCAGACCGTTTGGGAAGGAACCACCGTGGAGCTAAGCGGCCAAACGCCAACCCACACCCCCGTCAACGAAACATCCGTTGTATTCATCGGCTGGTCCAGAACGAAAACCGGCCAAATCTATGGCGAGGAGGATCAGGAAGCGTTTGAGAAGATCGCGTTGTTGCCTGGCAGGGTTTACATCGACAGCACGGCTTTGACGATCTACGCCGTATGGGGCTATGATACTGATGGCAACCAGAAGCCGGATGTGACGGAACCCACGGAAAAGCCCAACCTGATCAATGTCGTACCGCCTGCGGCAATCACCGTGGAAAACGGCACCGCCATTGAGGAGATGGGGCTTCCAACGCAGGTGACGATTCAGACCACGAAGGGCGATATGCAGGCTAATGTTACGTGGGATACTCAAAACACAAGCTATGATCCCAGCAAGGCAGAGGCGCAGACCTTCACCCTGAACGGCACGCTCACGCTGCCGGAGGGCGTCACGAACACGAACAGCATTCCCTTGATGACCACCATCAGCATCACCGTGAATGCCAAGGATGTGGAACCCGGCCCCGATCCTTCTGCGTCCTACACCCTGACCTACGATGCCAACGGCGGTTTCGGCGGGCCGGGGCAGGAGAAAGTAAGCGCGGATGAAGCGGAAAACTATCAACTGAACACCACCGACAAACCGACTCACAAGACGGCTGAAGATGGCACCATGATCATCTTCATCGGCTGGAGCGCTGAGCAGGACACTAAAATCTACGGCGCTTCCGATAAGGACGGCCCGAATACCATTGACAAGCTCACCCTGACTGCCAACGATGAAGTTTATGCCGTCTGGGGCTATGACGCCAACGAGAACGGCGCGCCCGACGTGGAGGAAGACGGCAAGTACACCCTGGCCTATGACGGCAATGCCATCAACGACGGTGATCAAGTCGCTGGCGTCCCCGACGGCGGAGAAATCAAGTATGTTTCCGGGCAGGTCGCAGTTCTGGACACCGAAGAACCCACCTACACCTTGGCGCCAGCCACGGATGACTCCGCTGTGATTCCCAGCCCCACAGACGAGCCGGAGACAGAGACGCTCCCCAGTGGAGAGTCCGCAGGTGAGGAAGAGCCCACAGAGAGCGAACCTGCCGCAACCGATCCTGTTGAGGAATCCATCCCTACCGAGGAGAGCGCCCCCCCCGTAGAAACCACTCCCGCGCATGTGCCCGAGTTAGCCTCCATCGGCATGACGCGCCTCTCCTACCGCAGTGCGGGCGATGGCAGCGGCGACAGCGTGGTGTTCATCGGTTGGTCCCTCAACCAGCACAGACAGATTTTCAAGGGAACCGATACCGAAGCTTTCAAGTATGTACAAATCGTTCCCGCCGTGACCTTCGACGATGAAGACATCACCGTGTACGCTGTCTGGGGCTATGATTCCGACAACGATGGCACAGCCGACGTGCTGGGCGAGAATTATGTGATTCGCTCCTATGCCGGTCCCAACGGCAGCATCGATCCGAGCGGAGACACCACCGTTGCAGAGGGCGGCGACCAAGGCTTTACCTTTATTCCCGACTCCGGCTATGCGGTGGATAAGATCGTCATTGACGGTGACACGTATCTGAACGACGGCAACCTCAATCTGGCCGGCTATGATGCGGACAGCAAGACCTACACCTTCACCAATGTGCAGGCCGACCGCAGCATCGTCGTGACCTTCTCCGCCGATGCGGACAGCGACGGCGTTCCCGACAAGTACGATCCCGCGCCAAGCGAGAGATACACTGTCACCGCCAGAGTAAACGACGGTAACGGCACCATTACTCCCGTCAGCAAGACCGTTGACGCGGGCGATGATGTTGTATTCACCATTACCGCCTATGGAGGTTACGCACTAGACTACATCACTGTGGACGGCAAGGTGGTCTACTCCAACAATGATGCAGAAAATCCATTCAAGGATACCTGGACGCTCAAGAACGTGCAGGCAAACAGCGAAGTTGTGGCCTACTTTGGCGAGGATCAGAACGGCGACGACGTTCCCGATGCGCCGACCTACCTGACCGTCACGGCGCGGGCCGGTGAAAACGGCTCCATCAGCCCCAGCGGCACCTTGCTGGTGAAGCGAGGCGAGAGTCAGAGCTTCAGCATCACTGCAAGCTCCGACTACCATATCTCCGATGTGGCAGTAAACGGCGTAAGCGTGGGCGCGGTCAGCAGCTATGAGATGATAAGCATCTCCGAGAACATGACCATCACGGCCAGCTTCGCCCGCGACAGCAGCGGCGGCGGAAGTCACACCACCCGCTACACCATCACGGCCAGCGCCGGTAAGGGCGGAGAGATCAGCCCTGACGGAAGCGTTCGCGTGGTCCGTGGCAGCAGCAAAACCTTTACCATTACCCCGGATGCGGGCTATGTGATCGAGGATGTGCTGGTGGACGGCGAGAGCGTCGGCGCTGTGGATAAGTACACCTTTGAGAATGTGCGTGAAAAGCACACCATCGAGGCGGTCTTTGCCGAGCAGAACGGCGGTGTGGCAGACCCGGACGACACCGGCGTATCTGGCTGGCTGAACACCAAGGACCACAGTGCCTATCTCGGCGGTTATGGCGGCGGGTGGTTTGGGCCTGACGATAACATGACCCGCGCCCAGGTGGCGCAGATGTTCTATAACCTCCTGCTCAATAAGAATGTGCCCATCACGGTCAGCTTCTCCGACGTGGCCCCGGACGCATGGTATGCCGAGGCGGTCAATACCTTGGGCAGTCTGGGCATCGTCGCCGGTATCGGCAACGGGCAATTTGCCCCCGACCGGGCGATCACCCGTGCGGAGTTCACCGTGATCGCTATGCGCTTTGCAGAACTGGACACCAGTGGGGAGAACATCTTTACGGATGTATCCGAGAACGACTGGTTCTATGACTATGTGGTAGGCGCGATCAAGTATGGCTGGATCACCGGCTACTCCGATGGCCGCTTCG
This DNA window, taken from Dysosmobacter welbionis, encodes the following:
- a CDS encoding S-layer homology domain-containing protein, with translation MSETAPDLTGENLYFDHAEVNGKRVYEAGTLTGQDITYYGSISGALSILGESETIDLYYVSKYPVTYHVTGAEKTAGDDLVKKGDSLTFRAMPSAKGQRLVVKAGDTDISNTGTVFGQDTGEMLFTVDNVQNELTITITETAATSYTFSYNTTDGAFRNGRITSGNNNQSITPGGTITFRIESTAGSLLNRYTLNMLVINGHEVQTPGTETGEGAYVESTLPSGETVRITLVQEDTTAAPIHYQNDYEVTISDVYTDLYISEGNFKRTDRNEVIIKELSGIGNIVGWDDGAEEYVPGSVNHVYLQTGRTGNEFYFNLKPGYEKPQLTVKVNGQVSEAEMNFEKNIGNLHDGREPSYTQEQYQYRFDLPNGLGDNIELFLTATPITYSVEYRNDRNNNDLIGEPETGFTVVEGNKDTITITSRTPYETVKGYSPDGYVVRGTSAPVYHAGDIVDVKDVAADAAGTTIIFVPHWVPVNEVNERNITINLYIEDPTDINGSDIPAANYLRTVAEGDALFRPNEERGREHIREYISSSDEPWKDTYNDEDFVLREGGEIQVVKESVSSLDFHFDVKKGNLTVKFQWGAGEQPDTAVPALPENITEQIAIKQAFSVDVSESIPEGYTASTTTVAGTMIEAGVEKTVYLYKDADNDNKPDNHTITLTFNAGENGIIDPNNLTSGGALSEDQKTLTYKLVKPVEGELEGDKYPQIPQVNATADSMVWTGWFNNKNESSRYADYANQPVGADAADLTFDAHYDAAEGHKEVAIRYYTEQESGEFGLARTLTSYRKPGETVTYGRPARNGYVTSNEGTSGSLTVTEDGPNTADVYYYLDTDNNDKPDTYTVTLTFRGTGYGSWDIEDTMWEQMEAGKDYIYDTDSRALKVFLVKANEAGFEAETYPEAPKVIPEDTYLFDSWQDDSKHAYGSGTEGDGITVGSSVGAEDANKSYTSVYNEDKNNDEKPDDEQYITITFRAGEHGTFADSEKTVTYDKLLPGYSSYPEAPAVTASTGWQFAGWSPEYDKSGTIEATVQESQMYTATYRGQGTLTYGGNAQSGGEVFDLPDEQTVWEGTTVELSGQTPTHTPVNETSVVFIGWSRTKTGQIYGEEDQEAFEKIALLPGRVYIDSTALTIYAVWGYDTDGNQKPDVTEPTEKPNLINVVPPAAITVENGTAIEEMGLPTQVTIQTTKGDMQANVTWDTQNTSYDPSKAEAQTFTLNGTLTLPEGVTNTNSIPLMTTISITVNAKDVEPGPDPSASYTLTYDANGGFGGPGQEKVSADEAENYQLNTTDKPTHKTAEDGTMIIFIGWSAEQDTKIYGASDKDGPNTIDKLTLTANDEVYAVWGYDANENGAPDVEEDGKYTLAYDGNAINDGDQVAGVPDGGEIKYVSGQVAVLDTEEPTYTLAPATDDSAVIPSPTDEPETETLPSGESAGEEEPTESEPAATDPVEESIPTEESAPPVETTPAHVPELASIGMTRLSYRSAGDGSGDSVVFIGWSLNQHRQIFKGTDTEAFKYVQIVPAVTFDDEDITVYAVWGYDSDNDGTADVLGENYVIRSYAGPNGSIDPSGDTTVAEGGDQGFTFIPDSGYAVDKIVIDGDTYLNDGNLNLAGYDADSKTYTFTNVQADRSIVVTFSADADSDGVPDKYDPAPSERYTVTARVNDGNGTITPVSKTVDAGDDVVFTITAYGGYALDYITVDGKVVYSNNDAENPFKDTWTLKNVQANSEVVAYFGEDQNGDDVPDAPTYLTVTARAGENGSISPSGTLLVKRGESQSFSITASSDYHISDVAVNGVSVGAVSSYEMISISENMTITASFARDSSGGGSHTTRYTITASAGKGGEISPDGSVRVVRGSSKTFTITPDAGYVIEDVLVDGESVGAVDKYTFENVREKHTIEAVFAEQNGGVADPDDTGVSGWLNTKDHSAYLGGYGGGWFGPDDNMTRAQVAQMFYNLLLNKNVPITVSFSDVAPDAWYAEAVNTLGSLGIVAGIGNGQFAPDRAITRAEFTVIAMRFAELDTSGENIFTDVSENDWFYDYVVGAIKYGWITGYSDGRFGPYDTITRAQVTTIVNRMLDRSADEAYVDRHADELEQFTDVPDTHWAYYEVAEATNAHDYDRTSGSEDWTQLW